In Quercus lobata isolate SW786 unplaced genomic scaffold, ValleyOak3.0 Primary Assembly Scq3eQI_73, whole genome shotgun sequence, a single window of DNA contains:
- the LOC115972790 gene encoding probable xyloglucan endotransglucosylase/hydrolase protein 8, with protein MERRVSPMPTLLFIAALMAASYFIISEAADSKGSFQDNFDIMWSQEHFSTSPDGQIWYLSLDKETGCGFQTKQRYRFGWFSMKLKLVGGDSAGVVTAYYMCTENGAGPTRDELDIEFLGNRTGQPYLIQTNVYKNGTGGREMRHMLWFDPTEDFHSYSVLWNSHQIVFFVDSTPVRVFKNNGEANNFFPNEKPMYLFSSIWNADDWATRGGLEKTDWKKAPFVSSYKDFSVDGCQWEDPYPACVSTTTRNWWDQYSAWHLSDSQKMDYAWVQRNLVIYDYCKDYERFPTLPVECSLSPWD; from the exons ATGGAAAGAAGAGTCTCTCCAATGCCCACTCTTCTTTTCATTGCAGCTCTAATGGCTGCTTCTTACTTTATTATATCTGAAGCAGCTGATTCTAAAGGATCATTTCAAGACAATTTCGATATAATGTGGTCTCAGGAGCATTTTTCAACCTCCCCAGATGGGCAGATCTGGTATCTCTCATTAGACAAAGAAACAG GCTGTGGATTTCAAACAAAGCAAAGATACAGATTTGGGTGGTTTAGCATGAAGCTCAAGTTGGTCGGAGGTGACTCTGCCGGTGTAGTGACAGCTTACTAT ATGTGCACTGAAAATGGGGCAGGGCCAACGAGAGATGAGTTAGATATTGAGTTCTTGGGGAATAGGACTGGGCAGCCTTATCTTATTCAGACTAATGTGTACAAGAATGGGACTGGTGGCCGTGAGATGAGGCATATGCTTTGGTTTGACCCCACTGAGGATTTCCATTCCTATTCTGTACTCTGGAACAGCCACCAGATTGT GTTTTTTGTGGATAGTACTCCCGTAAGAGTTTTCAAGAACAATGGGGAAGCAAATAATTTCTTCCCCAACGAAAAGCCCATGTACTTGTTTTCTAGCATATGGAATGCCGATGATTGGGCCACAAGAGGTGGGCTCGAGAAGACAGACTGGAAGAAGGCCCCATTTGTGTCCTCTTACAAAGACTTCAGTGTTGATGGTTGCCAATGGGAAGATCCATACCCTGCATGTGTTTCAACCACCACTCGAAATTGGTGGGATCAGTATTCTGCTTGGCATCTctctgattctcaaaaaatgGATTATGCTTGGGTGCAGAGAAACCTTGTTATTTATGATTATTGCAAGGACTATGAAAGGTTCCCCACATTGCCGGTAGAGTGTTCATTGAGTCCATGGGATTGA